From Geomonas agri, one genomic window encodes:
- a CDS encoding amidohydrolase: MKGPDLLIHNGRISTLEQGTPEASSIAIRGGKVEALGGEELTATADDNTQVIDAKRRRVIPGLNDSHIHVIRGGLNFNMELRWDGVPSLALALEMLMEQAKRTPPPQWVRVIGGWTEFQFAERRMPTLDELNLAAPDTPVFILHLYDRALVNRAALHALGYGKDTPDPPGGKIERDRNGNPTGLLIAKPNAMLLYASLAKGPKLDFEDQVNSTRHFLRELNRLGLTSAIDAGGGFQNYPDDYRVIQELAKAGELPLRIAYNLFTQHPKGELADFSQWVTMTEPGQGDDFLRLNGAGEMLVFSAADFEDFLEPQPDLPAVMEEELTSVVRLLAEKRWPFRLHATYNESITRFLDVFEAVNRDVPFNGLRWFFDHAETISAENLERVKALGGGIAIQNRMAFQGEYFLDRYGERETAHTPPVRSMMALDIPVGAGTDATRVASYNPWLSLYWMVSGRTIGGTLLYPEANHLSRMEALRLYTEGSSWFSGEEGKKGILTPGALADLAVLSADYFEVPEKDIKAIESVLTVVGGKVVYGGEEFGNLVPPLPVSPDWSPVGRYNGYHRDEASTNHVARKEAEPAHRHTRIWLPRQRRLWDLGCDCFAY, from the coding sequence ATGAAGGGACCAGACCTGCTCATACATAACGGAAGAATAAGCACACTGGAGCAAGGCACTCCAGAGGCTTCTAGTATCGCAATAAGGGGAGGCAAGGTTGAGGCTCTCGGCGGCGAGGAGTTGACCGCGACAGCGGATGACAACACCCAGGTTATCGACGCAAAAAGGCGCCGGGTTATTCCGGGGCTGAACGACTCGCACATACACGTGATCCGTGGGGGACTCAACTTCAACATGGAGCTGCGCTGGGACGGGGTGCCGTCGCTGGCGCTGGCGCTGGAAATGCTGATGGAGCAGGCAAAGCGCACCCCGCCGCCGCAATGGGTGCGGGTCATCGGCGGCTGGACCGAATTCCAGTTCGCAGAACGGCGCATGCCCACTCTCGACGAACTGAACCTGGCGGCACCAGATACCCCGGTTTTCATCCTGCACCTGTACGACCGCGCCCTGGTGAACCGGGCCGCGCTGCATGCCCTGGGCTACGGCAAGGACACGCCCGACCCACCGGGGGGAAAGATCGAGCGGGACCGAAACGGCAATCCCACCGGGCTGCTGATCGCCAAGCCGAACGCCATGCTGCTCTACGCGAGCCTTGCCAAGGGGCCAAAGCTCGATTTCGAGGACCAGGTGAACTCGACGCGCCACTTCCTGAGGGAGTTGAACCGGCTCGGGCTGACCAGTGCCATAGATGCCGGAGGTGGCTTCCAGAATTATCCGGACGACTATCGTGTAATCCAGGAACTGGCCAAGGCGGGGGAGCTTCCGTTGCGTATCGCCTACAACCTGTTCACGCAACACCCCAAAGGTGAGCTGGCCGATTTCTCGCAGTGGGTCACCATGACAGAACCGGGACAGGGCGACGATTTCCTGCGGTTAAACGGCGCGGGCGAGATGCTGGTGTTCTCGGCTGCCGATTTCGAGGACTTCCTGGAACCGCAGCCGGATCTCCCGGCCGTAATGGAGGAGGAACTTACCTCTGTGGTTCGATTGCTGGCTGAGAAGCGGTGGCCGTTCCGGTTGCACGCCACCTACAACGAGTCGATCACGCGCTTCCTGGACGTGTTCGAAGCGGTAAATCGTGACGTCCCCTTCAACGGACTGCGCTGGTTCTTCGACCACGCCGAAACCATTAGCGCCGAGAACCTGGAGAGGGTCAAGGCACTGGGGGGCGGCATCGCAATCCAGAACCGGATGGCCTTCCAGGGCGAGTATTTCCTCGACCGTTACGGTGAGAGGGAAACGGCGCACACCCCGCCGGTCCGCAGCATGATGGCGCTGGACATCCCGGTAGGTGCCGGCACCGACGCGACGCGGGTGGCGAGCTACAACCCGTGGCTGTCGCTGTACTGGATGGTGAGCGGGCGCACCATCGGCGGGACCTTGCTTTACCCCGAGGCCAATCACTTGAGCCGCATGGAGGCGCTGAGGTTGTACACGGAGGGGAGCAGTTGGTTTTCCGGCGAGGAGGGTAAGAAGGGGATCCTGACACCCGGCGCCCTCGCCGACTTGGCGGTGCTCTCGGCCGATTACTTCGAGGTCCCCGAGAAGGATATCAAGGCGATCGAATCGGTGCTGACCGTGGTAGGCGGCAAGGTGGTGTACGGCGGCGAGGAGTTCGGTAACCTGGTACCGCCGCTGCCGGTGAGCCCGGACTGGTCGCCGGTAGGACGCTACAACGGCTACCACCGCGATGAGGCCTCGACTAACCACGTGGCGCGCAAAGAGGCGGAACCTGCGCACCGCCACACACGCATCTGGCTGCCGCGGCAGCGGCGCCTTTGGGACCTCGGCTGCGATTGCTTCGCCTACTAG
- a CDS encoding HD-GYP domain-containing protein, with product MPQELCHLALRQTLDLIGLTDEALKDLTRRKFSSDELYREVLGKLLGGNGRRGPSGILIANEGPGKVCCNGRVFHLRHGELLEQSDQITIEPGSTYASSLIMVEGGSEAVALNWSDSCASVEEFQTFFHPEVVAAMGEPILNFVSCRISGDVRGVIEAFNYAGHVTEYDADVLRSAAVMIGSLLTVSNGMRETEHAFHYTIQALARACEAAEPDTGRHIVRVNRYAGALAANMGFNADFVEDMSLSAQMHDVGKIRIPTEILLKEGRLTPREMKLVRQHPAYGSEIIGDSPKLRIAREIALSHHENWDGTGYPKRLKGDRIPISGRIVKVADVYDALRSRRSYKGAMSHRETLDVFRNGDDRINPAAHFDPAVLAAFFRIEHMFEMIYDSSVLKIGLDRTVKPAKNKE from the coding sequence ATGCCCCAGGAACTGTGCCACCTTGCCCTCAGACAGACCCTTGATCTCATCGGGCTGACCGACGAGGCGCTGAAGGACCTGACGCGCCGCAAGTTTAGCAGCGACGAACTGTACCGCGAGGTGCTCGGCAAACTGCTCGGCGGCAACGGCCGCCGTGGCCCGAGCGGTATCCTGATTGCCAACGAAGGCCCTGGTAAAGTCTGCTGCAACGGCCGAGTTTTCCATTTGCGGCACGGCGAACTCCTGGAGCAATCCGACCAGATCACCATCGAACCTGGCTCCACCTACGCCAGCAGCCTCATCATGGTAGAGGGGGGTAGCGAGGCGGTGGCACTCAACTGGTCGGATAGCTGCGCCAGCGTCGAGGAGTTCCAGACCTTCTTCCATCCCGAGGTGGTGGCCGCCATGGGGGAGCCCATCCTCAATTTCGTGAGCTGCCGCATCAGCGGCGATGTGCGCGGGGTGATCGAAGCCTTCAACTATGCAGGCCACGTCACCGAATACGATGCCGACGTGCTCAGAAGCGCAGCCGTCATGATCGGGTCGCTGCTCACCGTCTCCAACGGTATGCGTGAGACAGAGCATGCCTTCCACTACACCATTCAGGCGCTGGCACGCGCCTGCGAGGCCGCCGAGCCCGATACCGGCCGCCACATCGTGCGGGTGAACCGCTACGCCGGAGCGCTCGCAGCAAACATGGGGTTCAATGCAGATTTCGTTGAGGACATGTCCCTGTCCGCCCAGATGCACGACGTCGGCAAGATCCGCATCCCGACCGAGATCCTGCTCAAGGAGGGGAGGCTGACCCCGAGGGAAATGAAGCTGGTGCGCCAGCACCCTGCTTACGGCTCCGAGATCATTGGTGACTCCCCCAAACTACGCATTGCCAGAGAAATCGCCCTCTCGCACCACGAGAACTGGGATGGCACCGGTTACCCCAAGCGCCTCAAGGGAGATAGGATCCCGATCTCCGGCCGCATCGTCAAAGTCGCCGATGTGTACGACGCATTGCGCTCGCGGCGGAGTTACAAGGGAGCCATGAGCCACCGGGAAACGCTCGATGTGTTTAGAAACGGTGATGACCGGATTAACCCCGCTGCCCATTTCGACCCAGCCGTCCTGGCAGCGTTCTTCCGGATCGAGCACATGTTCGAGATGATCTACGACAGCTCCGTCCTCAAGATCGGCCTGGACCGGACCGTCAAGCCTGCGAAGAATAAAGAGTAG
- a CDS encoding YbhB/YbcL family Raf kinase inhibitor-like protein, whose product MSQLKLTSNAFSNSGSIPVAFTCDGTDTSPPLAIAGVPKEAKSLALIMDDPDAPGGTWVHWLLWNIDPSTTQIAQGTLPGEAQQGVNSWRRKNYGGPCPPSGQHRYYFRLYALSERLNLSGNSTRKELDQAMRGKVLAQAELLGVYAHR is encoded by the coding sequence GTGTCGCAACTGAAACTTACCAGCAACGCATTCAGTAACTCTGGCAGTATTCCCGTCGCGTTTACCTGCGACGGCACCGACACGAGCCCACCACTCGCCATCGCGGGAGTCCCCAAGGAAGCCAAGTCGCTCGCTCTCATCATGGACGACCCTGATGCCCCCGGCGGAACCTGGGTGCATTGGCTGCTTTGGAACATTGATCCGTCCACCACCCAGATTGCCCAGGGGACGTTGCCCGGCGAGGCACAGCAGGGTGTGAACAGTTGGCGGCGCAAAAACTACGGCGGACCGTGTCCCCCCTCTGGGCAGCACCGTTATTACTTCCGGCTCTACGCGCTCTCCGAGCGCCTGAACCTCTCCGGCAACAGCACCAGGAAGGAGCTCGACCAGGCGATGCGCGGCAAAGTCCTGGCGCAGGCCGAGCTCCTTGGGGTCTATGCACACCGCTGA
- a CDS encoding HD domain-containing protein yields MDQIIQKLKSFFPDHLHSSIFMVGGMVRDVLLGVECQDVDLAAAVPISELSALGFRLVESKSTPNIYFRFKEPFGKIEVTWLPALDALPDDLSRRDFTVNAMAMSLDGQLVDPLGGQPDLEPRILRCCSPTSLTDDPLRILRAFRFECEGWHLDAEAEALLKNQEWFAQLQGIPVERFSQEMLKAMAKPDPSRFFRRMVEFGIGSNFLPEIFRMTEIIAGPPQHHPEGDLFTHSLEVLERMAHLTPDTTARFCALFHDLGKLYTPPELHPKHHGHDTLGAEQVPAFCKRLRLPVALQRALQATNRLHNNANRWEELRDSTRIRLALNAIKGGIQNFLPLQVAADFHATMPGWEVALEVARMNAAQLGIDPVLLDKEVPPEKLQQVIMQHRVAEFRKLSL; encoded by the coding sequence GTGGACCAGATAATCCAGAAACTGAAATCTTTCTTCCCCGACCATCTGCACTCTTCCATCTTCATGGTTGGCGGCATGGTGCGGGACGTGCTGCTCGGAGTCGAGTGCCAGGACGTGGACCTGGCAGCGGCCGTTCCCATCTCTGAACTCTCCGCCCTTGGCTTTCGCCTGGTGGAGTCCAAAAGCACCCCCAACATCTACTTCCGCTTCAAAGAACCCTTCGGCAAAATCGAGGTGACCTGGCTCCCTGCGCTGGACGCCCTTCCCGACGACCTGTCCCGGCGCGACTTTACGGTTAACGCCATGGCAATGTCACTGGACGGGCAGCTCGTTGATCCTCTTGGCGGCCAACCCGACCTCGAGCCGCGTATCCTACGCTGCTGCAGCCCCACCAGCCTCACCGATGACCCCTTGCGCATTCTGCGCGCCTTCCGCTTCGAGTGCGAAGGGTGGCACCTCGATGCCGAGGCGGAAGCGCTCCTGAAAAACCAGGAGTGGTTTGCGCAGTTGCAGGGAATCCCGGTGGAGAGATTCTCTCAGGAGATGCTGAAGGCTATGGCCAAGCCGGACCCGTCCCGCTTTTTCCGCCGCATGGTGGAGTTCGGTATCGGCAGCAACTTTCTCCCCGAGATCTTCAGGATGACGGAGATCATTGCGGGACCGCCTCAGCATCACCCTGAGGGGGACCTGTTCACCCACTCGCTGGAGGTATTGGAGCGGATGGCACACCTGACCCCGGACACCACCGCCCGCTTCTGCGCTCTCTTCCACGATCTCGGCAAGCTCTACACGCCGCCGGAACTCCACCCCAAGCATCACGGTCACGACACGCTGGGTGCAGAGCAGGTGCCGGCCTTCTGCAAGAGGCTGCGTCTGCCGGTCGCGCTGCAACGAGCACTGCAGGCGACCAACAGGCTGCACAACAATGCTAACCGCTGGGAGGAGTTACGCGATTCAACTAGGATCAGGCTGGCGTTGAATGCCATCAAGGGGGGGATTCAGAACTTCCTGCCATTGCAGGTGGCCGCGGACTTTCATGCCACCATGCCGGGATGGGAGGTGGCGCTGGAGGTGGCCAGGATGAACGCAGCGCAGTTGGGGATTGATCCGGTGCTGCTGGACAAAGAGGTCCCACCGGAAAAGCTGCAGCAGGTCATCATGCAGCATAGGGTGGCTGAGTTCAGGAAGCTTTCTTTATGA
- the rlmD gene encoding 23S rRNA (uracil(1939)-C(5))-methyltransferase RlmD — protein MKNTRKPKQFDSPKPHRKETPTAPAAKKSGARTDRPASADHSTANKPRSTAGKLHEQREHAPAKSAKRTENKGTDRQAKGRTSDRPRTQEERQPTLRSGQVLEVQIQANNDEAYGVAYNEGTRILVAGGIAGETLVVKITYVGRRESFANIIKILKRSPDRAPSPACTMGRACDGCGLMQMNYPAQLTWKKGLVARQIRKYPSLSDAVIHDTIASPNELGYRNTAKLVVAGKNIDPVIGIYRRNSHDVLEIADCALHHPLINKVVKAAKAGIKKGKVQIYNPKSEMGLLRYLVVRVAEQSNKVMVVFVTTDEGYNEMHHLAKFIQQAVPEVAVVAQNINTSTGNVIFGHKDRSITKAQTLKAYIGDKSFNLSPHSFFQVNSGAARIIYEKVRDFARLTGKERVIDLYCGIGGISLFLADRAREVVGIEVVDAAVADATANAAMNRADNCSFEAGDAVHLIDEIGEEGGADLIVLNPPRKGCDEKVLKSVASIKPQRIIYVSCSPETLARDLDILAGLGYKTLEIQPVDMFPQTVHVEDVALLEKL, from the coding sequence ATGAAAAATACCAGAAAACCAAAGCAATTCGACAGTCCCAAACCCCATCGCAAGGAAACTCCCACCGCTCCCGCGGCGAAAAAATCGGGTGCAAGAACGGATCGCCCCGCTTCGGCTGACCACTCTACCGCGAACAAGCCTCGCTCCACAGCGGGGAAGTTACACGAACAGCGCGAGCACGCGCCGGCTAAGTCAGCCAAGCGGACCGAGAATAAAGGCACCGACAGGCAAGCCAAGGGGAGGACTTCCGACAGGCCCCGCACCCAGGAAGAACGTCAGCCCACGCTGCGTAGCGGCCAGGTGCTGGAAGTTCAGATACAGGCCAACAACGACGAGGCCTACGGCGTCGCCTACAACGAGGGAACTAGGATCCTGGTCGCGGGGGGCATCGCCGGTGAAACCCTGGTGGTGAAAATTACCTACGTGGGACGCCGCGAATCCTTTGCCAACATCATAAAGATACTGAAACGCTCACCCGACCGCGCCCCCTCCCCCGCCTGCACCATGGGCCGGGCCTGTGACGGCTGTGGCCTGATGCAGATGAACTATCCGGCCCAGCTCACCTGGAAGAAGGGGCTCGTTGCCAGGCAGATCCGAAAGTACCCGTCGCTCTCCGATGCGGTGATCCACGACACCATCGCCTCTCCCAACGAACTGGGCTACCGCAACACTGCCAAGCTGGTGGTGGCAGGAAAAAACATCGATCCGGTGATCGGCATCTACCGGCGCAACAGCCACGACGTGCTCGAGATCGCTGACTGCGCCCTGCACCACCCGCTGATCAACAAGGTGGTCAAGGCGGCCAAGGCCGGCATCAAGAAGGGAAAGGTGCAGATCTACAACCCCAAGAGCGAAATGGGGCTGTTGCGGTACCTGGTGGTGCGGGTGGCCGAGCAGAGCAACAAGGTCATGGTGGTGTTTGTTACCACCGACGAGGGGTACAACGAGATGCACCACCTGGCCAAGTTCATCCAGCAAGCAGTGCCTGAAGTCGCGGTGGTGGCCCAGAACATCAACACCTCGACCGGCAACGTGATCTTCGGCCACAAGGACCGTTCCATAACCAAGGCGCAGACGCTGAAGGCTTACATCGGCGACAAGAGCTTCAACCTGTCCCCGCACTCCTTCTTCCAGGTCAACAGCGGCGCGGCCCGCATCATCTACGAAAAGGTGCGCGACTTCGCACGTCTGACCGGCAAGGAGCGGGTCATCGACCTCTACTGCGGCATCGGCGGCATATCGCTCTTCCTCGCCGACCGCGCCCGCGAAGTGGTGGGAATCGAAGTGGTGGATGCGGCCGTCGCCGACGCCACCGCCAACGCGGCCATGAACCGCGCCGACAACTGCAGCTTCGAGGCCGGTGATGCCGTGCACCTCATCGACGAGATCGGCGAGGAAGGTGGTGCCGATCTCATCGTGCTCAATCCGCCCAGGAAGGGGTGCGACGAGAAGGTGCTGAAGAGCGTGGCTTCTATCAAGCCGCAACGGATCATCTACGTCTCCTGTTCGCCGGAGACGCTGGCGCGCGACCTGGACATCCTGGCAGGGCTAGGCTACAAAACGCTGGAGATACAGCCGGTGGACATGTTCCCTCAGACGGTGCACGTCGAGGATGTGGCGTTGTTGGAAAAACTCTAA
- a CDS encoding hydrolase, which yields MSKLDLLNPTNSTVIFIDFQPQMTFGVASIDRQTLFNNVMILAKAARIFRIPTILTTVETKSFSGNMWPQLLDIFPDNDIIERNSMNSWDDPKFVEAVKATGRNKLIMAALWTEVCLAFPVLEAMKAGFEVYAVEDASGGTSVAAHNAAMRRIEQAGAVPMTSLQVMLEYQRTWARKETYDDVISVVKEHCGAYGQGVEYAYTMVHGAPASRASILK from the coding sequence ATGAGTAAATTGGATCTGCTGAATCCAACCAACAGCACGGTCATCTTCATCGACTTCCAGCCTCAGATGACTTTCGGCGTTGCCAGTATCGACCGGCAAACACTTTTCAACAACGTCATGATCTTGGCCAAGGCCGCCAGGATTTTCCGCATTCCAACCATTCTCACCACCGTTGAGACCAAGAGCTTCTCGGGGAACATGTGGCCCCAGCTCCTGGACATCTTCCCGGACAACGACATCATCGAGCGCAACTCCATGAACTCCTGGGATGACCCGAAGTTCGTTGAGGCGGTAAAGGCCACAGGGCGCAACAAGCTGATCATGGCCGCGCTCTGGACGGAGGTGTGCCTCGCCTTTCCTGTCCTGGAAGCCATGAAGGCCGGCTTCGAGGTGTACGCGGTAGAAGACGCCTCGGGCGGCACCAGTGTCGCCGCGCACAACGCCGCCATGCGCCGGATCGAGCAGGCCGGGGCGGTGCCGATGACCTCGCTGCAGGTAATGCTGGAGTACCAGAGAACATGGGCCCGCAAAGAAACCTACGACGATGTCATCTCCGTGGTGAAAGAACATTGCGGCGCCTACGGGCAGGGGGTGGAGTACGCCTACACCATGGTGCATGGTGCGCCGGCCAGCCGCGCGAGCATCCTGAAATAG
- a CDS encoding 2-oxoacid:acceptor oxidoreductase family protein produces MSQRYEIRFSGAGGQGLILAGVIMAEAASIYDGKQAVQSQSYGPEARGGASKSEVIVSDTMIDYPKATVVDALLALTQEAADKYSHDLKEGGVLLIDSDLVKNIPKGNFNTVAFPIINTAKNEVGREIVANIVALGAMVALTGVVTKEGAEKAVLARVPEAFMELNKKAFQMGYEKAIAARA; encoded by the coding sequence ATGTCTCAGAGATATGAAATCAGATTTTCCGGGGCTGGTGGGCAGGGTCTCATCCTCGCCGGCGTCATCATGGCAGAAGCCGCTTCCATCTACGACGGCAAGCAGGCAGTTCAGTCCCAGAGCTACGGCCCGGAGGCAAGGGGTGGCGCATCCAAGTCGGAGGTCATCGTTTCCGACACCATGATCGACTACCCGAAAGCGACCGTGGTCGACGCGCTGCTGGCGCTGACCCAGGAAGCAGCCGACAAGTACTCCCACGACCTGAAGGAAGGGGGCGTACTGCTGATCGACTCCGACCTGGTGAAGAACATCCCCAAAGGGAACTTCAACACCGTTGCCTTCCCGATCATCAACACCGCCAAGAACGAAGTTGGCCGTGAGATCGTGGCCAACATCGTGGCGCTGGGCGCCATGGTGGCACTGACCGGTGTGGTCACCAAAGAAGGCGCCGAGAAAGCAGTCCTGGCCCGCGTGCCGGAGGCTTTCATGGAGCTGAACAAGAAGGCGTTCCAGATGGGCTACGAGAAAGCCATCGCAGCACGCGCCTAA